Below is a genomic region from Abyssisolibacter fermentans.
AATATATTAGTAAAAAATTTATGATTAAGTAAGTGTGAATTGCTAATTAAGAGGAAGTACGAGACTATGGTATAAATAAATTTTCTATTAGGCCACTAATTTCAAATTTACTTTCGTTTTTATCCCCTGAATTAGTTTGAATTACAAAAAACATAGATTTCTGTTTTCTACTCGTGAGTTAAATTACAGATTTTAGTTTTCTGCTAATAATTTTATGAATAATTTTGGTTTAATAACTAATAAATATAGTTTATCCTTTTTTTAAAAATATATAATTCATATAAAATTATATTTATTTTGTAGCAAGTTTGCTATAATGAAACTATAGAAGTGGTATTAGTTAATAAAAAAGGGTATAATATATTTAACCTAGATTATTTGGGTAATTTATTGAACGTAGCTTCATAATAAGGTATTATAATAAGAGATGATTTAAGAGGAGGTTTGTTGATGCCAAAAACTATTAATAATCAATATGGAAATATAATGATAGATGAAAATGTTTTTGCAACTATAGCTGCTATATCTGCAATGGAATGTTATGGATTAGTTGGTATGGCTTCTAAAAATACAACTGATAATTTAGTTAGATTACTAAAGAAGGAACATCTTACAAAGGGTGTTAAGATTACTATTAATGACGATGAAGTTAATATAGATTTGTTTATTATAGTGCAATTTGGTACTAAAATATCTGTTGTAGCGGATAATATTATTGGAAAAGTCAAATATAATGTTCAACAGTTAACAGGAGTTGAAGTAGATAAAGTTAATGTTTACGTACAAGGTGTTAGAGTTCAAAAGGAAAAGTAAGGAGGTATCAATGTTGAATATTACATATATTGATGGAGCTATGCTTAAAAAATTGCTGATAGCAGGAGCGAAAGCTTTAGAAAACAACAAAGAGCAGGTAAATGCATTAAATGTATTTCCTGTACCAGATGGTGATACTGGAACAAATATGTCTTTGACTTTAAGCTCAGCTTCAAAGGAAATTCTTAAGATGAATAACGATAATATTGAAGATATAGCAACATCAGCTTCAAAAGGTTCTTTAATGGGAGCTAGAGGAAATTCAGGTGTTATATTATCTCAGCTTTTTAGAGGCTTTGCTAAAGGTTTAAGAGGAAAGGACAAGCTAGGTATAAAAGATATAGCACAGGCTTTTGGATTAGCTTCAGATACTGCATATAAAGCTGTAATGAAACCTATTGAGGGTACCATACTTACAGTAGCTAGAGAGTGTGCCGAGAAAGCAATTGAATTATCAGAAAATGAAAGTGATATAATAGTGTTTTTAGAAAAGGTATTATCCCATGGGGAGATGGTATTACAAAAAACACCAGAAATGCTTGATGTATTAAAGCAAGCAGGCGTAGTAGATGCAGGTGGAAAAGGATTATTAATAATACTAAAAGGTGCTTATAACGTATTGATAGGCAAGGAAGATGTCGATATTAATATAGTACATGATAATACTCCAAAACAAACACATGAAATTGTAACAGGAGATATAAAATTTGGTTATTGTACTGAATTTATAATAAATAATGCAAAAGATAGTTCAGAAAACTTTAGAAAGCAGATAGTAAAGTATGGTGATTCTATTATAGTAATAGGTGATGGAGATATAATAAAAACACATATACATACTAACGAGCCAGGAACAGTTTTACAAAAAGCTTTAAGTATTGGTGAACTAATGGATATAAAAATAGAAAACATGAGATTGCAGCATAAAAATGTTTTATTTAATGAAGAAGATAAAAAAGAAAATGATAGTCAAGAAATGAAAAAATATGGGATAATTGCTGTAGTTAGAGGTAAAGGGGTAGAAGATGTCTTTAGAGATTTAAATGTTGACTACATCATAGAGGGTGGTCAAACAATGAACCCTAGTACAGAAGATATATTAAAAGCTGTTGATTCTTTGAAAGCAGAGAATATAATTATACTGCCTAACAATGGCAACATTATTTTAACAGCACAGCAGGTACAGAAAATAAGTGAAAAAAACATTGGAATTATTCCTACAAAAAATATTCCTCAAGGTGTTGGTGCTTTAATTTCATTTGATAGTGATTTAGATTTAGACGAGAATATTGAATGTATGACAGAAGCACTAGAAGATATAAAAAGTGGAGAGGTTACTACAGCCGTAAGAGATACTGTTATTAATGATATAGAGATTAAAGAAGGAGATATCATTGGTATTTATGATGGTAGTATAGTTAAAGCTGGTAAAGATTTAGAAAATACAAGTTTTGAGATGATTAGTCAAATGATTGATGAAGACACTGATATAGTTACTATCTTCTATGGAGAAGATGTGACCCTAGAAGATGCTCAACAACTAGTTTCTAAGATTAAATCTGAAATAGATGATTGTGATATAGAACTTGTTTATGGAGGTCAGCCATTATATTATTATTTAGTTTCAGTTGAATAAATTATAGAATTATATATAATGTTTTTACTTAATATTTTTTATTCTTAGCTTTTTAGAAGTATGATAGTTTATTATTATAAAAGGACTACAATGATTTGAATAAATCTTATTTAAAGATAAAAAGTTAAGTAGATGTGATGCTTAACTTTTTTTCTTTAAGCAGAGAATCCAAATCTATGATTTTGAGCAGGGAACTAAAATCTATGATTTTATGTGAGTCGCTTACTCCTATGAATATAATGAATAGGAGGTACAACTCCGCTTATTCCTAGGAACGGAGTGAGTAGGAGTTACAGTTTGAAAGAGCAATAAAGAGAGAAATAAAAAAAGTTAAAATCACAAAAAAATGGTATTAAAAATATGTAAGGCAAAGATTAAGAAAGCAGAGAACCCAAATCTATGATTTTATGTGAGTCGCTTACTCCTATGAATATAATGAATAGGAGGTACAACTCCGCTTATTCCTAGGAACGGAGTGAGTAGGAGTTACAGTTTGAAAGAGCAATAAAGAGAGAAATAAAAAAGTTAAAATCACAAAAAAAATGGTATTAAGATATGTAAGGCAAAGATTAAGAAAGCAGAGAACCCAAGTCTGTGATTTGGTGTAAATCACTTACTCCTAGGAATGAAAATGAGTAGGAGTTTCATATTATAGAAATGAATATGAGGTACAGCTATTCGCTTACTCCTAGGAATAAAGTGAATAGGAGTTTAATTTAAGGGGTAATAGGTTAATTATAGGAGGGCACTATTTTGGATTCATTATGTAATTCTATTCAATATGTAAAAGGTGTTGGACCAAAACGAGCTGAAAAATTGAAAAAACTTGGAATCAATACTTATTATGATGCTCTTTATTATTTTCCCAGAGGCTATGAAGATAAATCTGAGAAAATAAAAATTGTACAAGGTCAAGATGGAAAGAGACAAACCTTTGAATTATGGGTTGCAGGAAAAGCAGCTATGTCTAGACCAAATAGAAAATTAACAATATTAAAAATGCAAGTGCGAGATGAAACAGCTACAGCACAAATAGTATGGTTTAATCAAGCTTATATGAAGGATAAGTTTAAAATTGGTCAAAAGATTATTGTTACTGGAAAAATCAAAAGAGTGTATAATCGTATTGAGATACATAATCCTGTAATAGAATCAGATAATAAATTTAAAAATATAAGTAAAATTACTCCAATATACCCATTGACAAAAGGTATAAAAAATAATGATATAATTAGAATAGTTGATAATGTTATAACTGATACTGTAGATACAATACAAGATACTTTACCTAATAGCTTAATGATTCAAAATGATTTAATAGATCTAAAAACAGCTCTAAAAGATATACACTTTCCGCAAAATATGGATAGTTATGCCAAAGCTAGAAGAAGGTTAGTTTTTGAAGAGTTTTTTATGTTTCAACTTGGTTTAATGAGTATCAGAAAAAAAATAAACAATAACGAGGGTATAAAGTTTAATAAAAGCCCAAAGATATATGATTTAATAGATACATTTCCTTTTAAGCTTACAAACGCCCAAGATAAAGTTTTAAGCGAGATATTATCTGATATGAATTCTAATAAAACAATGAATAGATTAATACAGGGAGATGTAGGTTCTGGAAAGACGATAATAGCTATTTTAGCAATGTATCATGCAGTATGCTCTGGATATCAAGCAGTCATGATGGCTCCTACTGAAATTTTGGCTAAGCAGCATTATGAATCAGTTAATAACATACTAAAACCTTTTGGTATTAGATGTGATTTATTAGTAGGTAGCATGACACAAAAAAATAAAGAAGTAGTAAAAGAAAAGATTAAAAATTCTCAAGTAAACATACTTATAGGAACACATGCTTTGATACAGGATAGTGTTATTTTTGATAAGCTAGGAATTGTTATAACAGACGAACAGCACAGGTTTGGAGTTAGACAAAGAGTATCATTAGCTAATAAAGGTTATAATCCAGATGTCATGGTTATGACAGCTACTCCAATTCCTAGAACATTAGCTTTAATATTATATGGAGATTTAGATATTTCGGTTATAGATGAATTACCTCCAGGAAGAAAGCCTGTAAAAACATACCCAGTAGGTAACAATATGTCTAATAGGGTTTATAATTTTGTTAAAGAGCAAATAAAAGAAGGAAGACAGGCTTACATAGTATGTCCATTAATTGAAGAATCAGAAGCTTTAGATACCTTGAAATCAGCTCAAGTAATGTATGATGAATTAATTGATAGTTACTTTTCAGATATTGAGGTTGCATTAATACATGGTAAGATGAAAAATACTGATAAAGAATATGTTATGGAAAAATTTAAGAATGGAGATATAGATGTTTTAATATCAACAACAGTTATTGAGGTTGGTATAAATGTTCCAAATGCAAATATTATGGTTATAGAAAATGCTGAAAGATTTGGTTTAGCTCAACTTCATCAGTTAAGAGGAAGAGTTGGTAGAGGCAGTGAGCAAGCTTATTGTATACTAATAAATAGAGGGAATAATAAAATATCAGTAAAAAGAATGCATATTATGAAAGAAACAAATGATGGTTTTATAATATCTCAAAAAGACTTGGAGCTTAGAGGACCAGGAGATATTTTAGGAATTAGGCAACATGGACTGCCAAGTTTTAAAATAGCTAATGTTTTTACAGATATAGATATTCTAAAAGAAGCACAAACAGCAGCAAAAAAAATTATATCAAATAAAGAATTATTATCTTCACAGGAAAATAATTTGTTGAATAATAAAATACAAAAATTATTTAATGATATAAATGAAATAGATAAGAGTTTTTAATTTATAATAATATTTTTGAAATAAATGTATTTTTCAATTTAAAAAACAAAAATTAGCATTGGGAATCTTCTATAGAAAAACTTTGCCTTATATTAGTATTTAAGTTAAGAGAATTTGTATATAATATTAAAACATGCTAAAATATGAATTGTAGGAGGGGAAAGCCCTGAGAGTAATAACAGGAAAAGCTAAAGGACATAAACTAAAGGCTCCAAGTGGTAATAAAACAAGACCTACAACTGATAAAGTAAAAGAATCTATATTTAACATTATAGGTCAAATAGATTCTAATGCATATATATTAGATTTATTTGCTGGGTCTGGTTCAATGGGAATTGAATTTTTAAGCCGTGGAGGGAAAAAATGTTTTTTTATAGATATGGACTCTAATGCTAATAGAGTTATAAAACAAAACCTAGAAAAAACAAAACTCAAAGAGCAGGCAGAGGTTTATAAAACAGATGTTATTAAAGCTATAAAAAAATTAGGAAGCAGACAATTAAAATTTGATTTTGTTTTTATGGATCCACCTTATGGTAAATTATTTGTAGTTTCTTCATTAGAACAATTAATAGAAGATAATATTATCAAGACTGGATGTATTGTAATTGTTGAGCATTCAAGTGATGAAAAATTACCAAGTTCAATTAACAAGCTTCATGTTCTTGATTGTAGAAAATATGGCAATACGTTTGTTACTTTTTATGAAATGAAGGAGGAAAATAATGATTGCAGTATATCCAGGTAGCTTTGACCCAATTACATATGGTCATATAGATATTATTGAAAGAAGTTCTAAAAAATTTGAAAAAATCATTGTTAGTGTATTGAAGAATCCTGCAAAAAACCCAATGTTTAGTGTAAATGAAAGAGTAAAATTTATAGAAGAAGCAACAAAACATCTAGATAATGTAATCGTTGATAGTTTTTCGGGACTATTAATAGATTATGTTAAGCAAAATAACATTTCTATTATAGTTAAGGGATTACGTTCAACTACTGATTTTGAGTACGAACTACAAATGGCATTAACCAATAAATGTTTAGATCAAAATATTGAAACAGTGTTTTTAATGACTAGTAGTAATTATATTTATTTAAGCTCTAGTTTAGTTAAAGATGTTGTTAAATTCAATGGTGATGTGTCTAAATTTGTTCCACCAGTTGTTAGAGAAGCTGTAATAAGAAAAATTAAGGGGGTTTAGTTTTAATATGGATGTATTAAAATTATTAGATGAAATAGAAGATATTGTGGAAGATGCTTCTGTAATTCCTTTGACAGGAAAAGTTATGGTTGACAAAGAGGAAATATTTAACATTATCAAGGCTATAAGAATAAAACTTCCTGATGAAATAAAACAAGCTGAATGGATTAAAGAAGAAAGACAAAGGATTTTAGCAGAAGCACAAAATGAAGCAGATACTATAGTTGATGAAGTAAAAACTCATATAGAAGAGATGATTGAAAAAGATGAAATAACTAAGTTAGCAAATGATAGAGCAAATGATATAATAAAGAAAGCACAAAATAATGCAAAAGAAATAAGAATTGGAAGCATAGAATATGCCGATGAGCTGCTTAAGGAAATGCAAGAGAAATTAAAAGAGACAATCAAAATATTAGATGAAAATAGAAATGAGCTAAAAGGCATTTAATTTCTTTTATTTATTTTACTTGTAATAAAATTGTAAACAACACCAAAGAGTAATAATGTAATGATTACTACCGCAAATAATTTCAAAGAAAATACAAAAATGTTCAACCAGTTATTAGGAAATAAATAGACATTCGTATTTATTTTTGATACTATAGTATAATCATTCTGGGAATAGAAACTTTTATAAATAATTAATGTTAAAACAGCTGAAAGAAGTCCATGAGCAAATTTTGCAGCTATATAAGGCTTTAATTTCAGCTTAGTTTCTTTTATTATACTAATTACTTGGCTATGAATAGATAAGCCGCTCCATCCAATTATAAAGCTTATAGCGGATAGTTTTGCTACATAGCTAGAATTACCTACAGCTGCAATGATTTTGCAGCCATTTGTCATCTCTATAAATCCACACAATAGACCTTTAATCAGATCTTTAGAAATAGATGGAATTATATAACATAATATTGATGAGAATACATCAAATATTTTTGTACTTAACAGGAGGTTTGTTATTATAGAATAAAGTATAATAAAACCTCCGACCATTAAAATAGTATTCATAGATTTTATGACGGCTAAACTCAAAAGTTCACCTATGGATTTATCATTTTTTCTTCTTTTTTGAATGAGTTTATCTAAAGCTGTATTGAGTGAAATATTATTAATAAAGCTATAGTGTGAATTTTTATATTTGAAATCATAGTAAAATTTAAAAATAAGACCTACACCTAAAGCTCCTATATAGTGACTAATGGCAAATAAAGTACCTAAAGAAGGGTTATTAAGCATTCCTATTGAAACTGAACCAATTAAAAATAAAGGACCAGAAGTACTACAAAATGATAGTATTTTTTGACCGCTTATAGTATCAATTTCATTGTTACTTAATAAATTGGCAACATTTTTAGCGCCAATAGGATAACCAGAAGCAATACTAATTGAAAAAACGTATGCGCTTTGTCCTGGAACATTAAAGATAGGTTTTATAATAGGTTCTAGAAGCGTACCTATAAAATCAGCTATACCTAAGTTTATTAAAATTTCAGAACAAACAAAAAATGGAAACAAAGAGGGCAAAATTATATTTAGCCATATATTAACACCTTCTACACCTGCTTTTAATGCTGTCTCTGGCTGTAATAGTATTAGAAATGCGAGTAATACTACAATATGAATAACTAATACAAAAAAAAAGGCTTTTTTCCAGTGGGCATATTTTTTTTTGAAATGATTGAATATATATGTAAATGATAATAATAATAAAAGAAAGTTAATCATATATACCTCCTGTTGTTATGATTGGTATATTATATTAAAATTCAACCCTGATTATTCATATAACGATCAAATAATATGCTGTATAGAAATAATCTGGGTTTACTACCAAATATCCATAAACGGTATTTAATTAATAATTTAGATTAATATTGGAGGGGAAAGTATGAAGAAGAAAAATAGGTTGATTATTTTTATAATAATGATTTTCATATACTTAATAAATATAAGTGGTTGTAGTATGAGTAATAATGAATACAAAGAAGAGATTAGGAATAAACAAGCAACAATTGAAGATTTAAATAGTAAGCTTGATGCAGTAAAAGAAAAGGAGGCTTTACTAAAATCTCAAATAGAACAGTTAAGAAAAAATAGTGGAGAAAGTCAAAAAAAAGCTGAAATTTATAAAGTAGAACATGAATATTTTCCTTTTATAACTAATATGGCATTAAAATTTGTAAGAGCTCAAACAAAAGGGGATGTTTCAGTAATAGAAGAAATAATAGCAGGAAAGCTTAATCTTATAGAAGATAATGGTGACATAAAAATCTACAAAACCATTAATGGGAATAGGCAAGAATGGATGATATATGAAAAAAATTCAAAGCTAATATATAAGGATATGGTAATACAAGGTTATGAATATGATGCTGAGCAAGATATATTTAAATTATATATAAGACAATTTTATATAAATAATGATGATAGCGTGAATGAGCCTCCAGTTTTCTTAAATTTATCATTTGCCAAACAAGAAGATGTTTTTAAAATCATAGACTTAGAATTTGATGTTTAAAACAATATATGAAAGTAATAATTAATTAAATTAGGAAACTAATTTTTAAGATTACCTCTAAATATGTTATTATTATAAATAACATTGTTGTAATTATGCAGAAAAGGGGAATAGATATGAATATTGAACTAAAATATGGAAAAACAATAACGAAAGCTACTATACCAGAAAATTTTGATGTAAATATTATTAATGCAAATCTACCCAATAATGAAATAAGCTTAGAAGAAGAACAAAAAAAACTAGAATATGCTATAAACAATCCAATAGAAAGTGATAGATTAAAAGACATTGCTAAAAAAGGTAAGACAGCTGCTATAATGGTTAGTGATATAACTAGACCATCTCCTTCAAAAAAGCTATTACCATATATCATAGCTGAATTAAAAGAAGCAGGTATAAAAAACGAAAATATAACTATTATATTTGGAATGGGTATACATAGATCTCATACAAAAGAAGAACAGGAAATGTTGCTAGGAAGCGAAATTTATGGATCAATAAAAGCTATAGATAGCAATAAAGATGAATATGTTTACATAGGAGATACAAAGAGAGCTACACCTGTCTATTTATGTAAGACATTAGTAAAGGCAGATATTAAAATATGTACAGGTAATATTGAATATCATTACTTTGCTGGATATTCAGGTGGGGCAAAAGCTGTTATGCCAGGTGCAGCTAATTACAAAAGTATTTCAAATAACCATAAGCTTCAATTAGATGATAGAGCTAAATCGGGTAAAATTCAGGGCAATCCTGTTAGAGAGGACATAGATGAAGTTGGTAAATTATTAAATATAGATTTTATACTAAATGTAGTGTTAAATAAAGACAAAAAAATATTAAAAGCATTTAGTGGAGATTATATATTAGCTCATAGACAAGGTTGTAAATTTTTAGATTCAATATATAATGTTAAAATAAAAGAACGCGCTGATATTGTAATAGTATCACCAGGTGGCTATCCAAAAGATGTGAATTTATATCAAACTCAAAAATCACTAGATAATGCTAAACATGCAATAAAAGATGGTGGAATAATCATATTGGTTGCTCAATGTAAAGAAGGATTTGGAGAAAAGGTTTTTGAACAATGGATAAAAGATGCTCAGTCTCCAGAAGAGCTAATAAATAAATTGAGAAAAGAATTTGTTCTAGGAGGTCATAAAGCTGCAGCTATTGGACAAGTGGTGAAGAATAATAGTGTTTTTATAGTAACAGACTTGAAAGATGAAGATGCAAAGATAGTTTTCTTTAAGCCTTATAAAACACTACAGAGTGCCTTAGATGCTGCTATTAAACAATCTAATAATCCTAAAATATTAATAATACCTCAGGGTAGTTCTACACTACCTTCAGCCAAATAAAGCAATAAATCAATAAATTATTTTTCGAAAATCACTTGAATTTTTAATATTTTTCTTGTATAATGAGTTAAACAAATAAAGGCTATGAAGGGTAGTAGTAAATAATTGTCTAGTTGTAGAGAGTCGATGGATGGTGAAAATCGATATTAGGGATTATTGAATCCAACCTAGAGCTTCAAAGGGGTAAAAAACCTTTGACGGGTAAACCGTTACATTTTAAAGACTATTTTTTAGTGAAATAAGGTGGCACCACGTAGATAATACTCTCCGTCCTTGTATAGGGCGGAGTTTTTATTTTTTGTGAAGAACCTAATATATGAATGAAATTTCATTATTTTATATACGCTAGCGTAAAATGATTGAAAGTTTCAAGTTAAATATTTGGAATATTGCGAATATTATGAATATTAAAAAATAAAATTGAGGTGTTTAAATTGACTAGAGAAAGAGTAATTATTGTTGAAAAAATTGATGATAGTGGTATAGATTTGTTAAAAAGTAAATTTGATGTAGATTTAAAAATTGATATGACAAGAGAAGAATTATTAGACGTAATTCAAGATTATGATGCTATTATAGTTAGAAGTGCAACTTTAGTTAATAGTGAGCTTATGGAAAAAGGAAAAAGATTAAAGATCATTGGTCGTGCAGGAAATGGAATTGACAACATTGACATACCTGAAGCTACAAAAAGAGGAATTATTGTTGCAAATACTCCTGATTCTAATAGTATCTCAGCAGGAGAACTAGCAATAGGATTGATGTTTGCACAAGCTAGAAATATTACAAAAGCAGATAAAAGTATGAGAGAAGGAAGATGGGATAGAAATAAATTTGAAGGTACCGAATTGTATGGAAAGACACTAGGAATTATTGGACTAGGACGTATAGGATCATTAGTAGCTACTAGAATGAAAGCTTTTGGTATGGATGCAATAGCATATGATCCATATATTACAGATGAGAGATTTGAACAATATGATGTTAAAAAATGTGAAACACTAGATGAACTTCTTAAAATAGCTGATTTCATAACCATTCACACGCCAAGAACAGAAGAAACAATTGGGATGATAAGTTATAATGAAATAGAAATGATGAAGAAGGGTGTTCACATAACAAACGCCGCAAGGGGTAAAATAATTGATGAAAAAGCTGCATATGAGGGTTTGAAGAATGGTAAAATAGGCAGCATGGGTTTAGATGTTCATGAAAAAGAACCAAGACATGAAAGTCCATTATATGAGTTTGATAATGTTGTAGTAACACCTCATATAGGAGCAAATACTGTTTCAGCACAGCAAAATGTAGGTAAAACAATAGCGATGCAAGTTATCAATGGTATAAGAGGTGAAATAGTACCTAATGCAGTAAATTTACCTGTTATCCATAGAGATGAGCTAAAGGCTGTAAAACCTTATATTGACATGATGGAGAAAATAGGTAAATTATACTATCAATTATTTAAAGATGCTGTAAAATTCGTAGAAATTAATTACTGGGCAGATGCAAGTAAATTTGATGTTGATATGGTTAATATTGCTTTTCTCAAAGGACTACTTGAACCAATTAAAAAAGACAAAGTTAACTATATAAATGCTAAGGTATTAGCTAAAAAATCAGGAATAGGAATTAAATTCAAAAAATATGAAGAGAATTATAACAACTATTCAAATTTAATAAATGTAAAAATAACAGATGTAAATATGAAACAATACACATTTTCAGGAGCTATTTCCATGAAAAGAGAAGGTATATTAGTAGAAATGAATGGATACAAAATGGATGTAACTCCAAGTGAAAAAATGATTATTCTTAAAAATAAAGATGTTCCTGGTGTTATAGGAAAGGTTGGTACACTAACAGGTAAAGATGGCATAAATGTAGCGACTATGCACGTTGGTAGAAAAACAAAAGGAGATACAGCTCTTATGATATTGAATGTAGATGAAGCAGTAAGTAAAGATGCTATAAAGGATTTTGTTAAGCTTGATGAGATTCTTTGGGCGAGGGCTATAGAATTATAAACTAAAAGGGAGTAATTCAAAATAATGAATTTGAATTTTATATTTTTGAATTACTCCTAATACTATCAAATTATTCCTTATGTATATAAGGAGAAACCTTGTAATCAAGATTTGTTGTAAGTTGTTTTGTTTTAAATGGCAAGAAATAAATGTCAGTTGCTTTTTTTTCTAAGGACAATATTTTTTTACCAGTTTCAGTAATTGTATTTAGATATTTTGAATCAGAAAATTTAGTTATTATAGGAATATCTGATTCTTTTTTTATTTTCTTTAAGATTTTCATGCCTTTAGTATTCATAGCTAATACTCTAATATAGTATGGGTTATCATATGTATGCTTTAAAAGAAAATCACTATCTAAATTTAATAAAATATGCATTAAAATTCGTTTTATTCTAGTGTAAGTGTATCTTTTAGTTTTTATACAATCAATAATTTTATAGATATCATTGTTTTTTAAACTAGCTTGATATATTCTGTCATTCAAACCTTTTTCAATATTTAAAATATGGAAATCATATAAATCTCTATTTGTTCTTAGTAGATATAATAAAATATCATTGTAATTTGCTAAATTATTAAAACTATTATATTTTTCATGAAATTCTTTAAGAATTTCATAAGTGCATGTTGGAACTACTAGTTTAATTTCATCAATATATTTTTTAGAATTAAGTAGTTTTCTAATAGCAGTAGCACTAGAAAAGAAGCCATTAAGATTTCTTTCATTATACTCAGAACCTATACGCTCATAAGTATAAGGTACTATATTACTGTCAAGTTTTTTTAGTGCTTTAAGATATTCTAAACCCAAAATATTATTCGAACTGGATAGTATATCATCAACATTTGTTAAATCAAAATTATTATTATCTAATAGATATTTCTTTAAGGCTTTGCTTCTAGCTTTTGGAAAAGACATGCCTTTTTTTAGATTATTTTTTAACATATTTTTATATTCAAAAGGTTCCTCGCATATTATATCTGCTAGTAATTTCAAAGTATTTATATTACCACATTCGCTACCGAAGCTTAAACTTTTTACTACATTTGTAGAAGTAAGTGTCGCAATAGCTCCTTGTGCAAATGCTTCAGCACTTCTGCAAGCGTAAATGATAGGTAGTTCAATAACTAAGTCTATTCCATTTTTAACAGCCATTTTAGCTCTATGAAATTTATCAACTATTGCAGGTTCTCCACGTTGTACAAAATTACCACTCATAACACAAATGCTATAATCACAACTTGTTATTTTTTTAGACATTTCTAAATGGTATTTATGACCATTATGAAAAGGATTATATTCTGTCACCAATCCGACAATGTTCAT
It encodes:
- the ylbJ gene encoding sporulation integral membrane protein YlbJ; amino-acid sequence: MINFLLLLLSFTYIFNHFKKKYAHWKKAFFFVLVIHIVVLLAFLILLQPETALKAGVEGVNIWLNIILPSLFPFFVCSEILINLGIADFIGTLLEPIIKPIFNVPGQSAYVFSISIASGYPIGAKNVANLLSNNEIDTISGQKILSFCSTSGPLFLIGSVSIGMLNNPSLGTLFAISHYIGALGVGLIFKFYYDFKYKNSHYSFINNISLNTALDKLIQKRRKNDKSIGELLSLAVIKSMNTILMVGGFIILYSIITNLLLSTKIFDVFSSILCYIIPSISKDLIKGLLCGFIEMTNGCKIIAAVGNSSYVAKLSAISFIIGWSGLSIHSQVISIIKETKLKLKPYIAAKFAHGLLSAVLTLIIYKSFYSQNDYTIVSKINTNVYLFPNNWLNIFVFSLKLFAVVIITLLLFGVVYNFITSKINKRN
- the larA gene encoding nickel-dependent lactate racemase; this encodes MNIELKYGKTITKATIPENFDVNIINANLPNNEISLEEEQKKLEYAINNPIESDRLKDIAKKGKTAAIMVSDITRPSPSKKLLPYIIAELKEAGIKNENITIIFGMGIHRSHTKEEQEMLLGSEIYGSIKAIDSNKDEYVYIGDTKRATPVYLCKTLVKADIKICTGNIEYHYFAGYSGGAKAVMPGAANYKSISNNHKLQLDDRAKSGKIQGNPVREDIDEVGKLLNIDFILNVVLNKDKKILKAFSGDYILAHRQGCKFLDSIYNVKIKERADIVIVSPGGYPKDVNLYQTQKSLDNAKHAIKDGGIIILVAQCKEGFGEKVFEQWIKDAQSPEELINKLRKEFVLGGHKAAAIGQVVKNNSVFIVTDLKDEDAKIVFFKPYKTLQSALDAAIKQSNNPKILIIPQGSSTLPSAK
- the serA gene encoding phosphoglycerate dehydrogenase translates to MFKLTRERVIIVEKIDDSGIDLLKSKFDVDLKIDMTREELLDVIQDYDAIIVRSATLVNSELMEKGKRLKIIGRAGNGIDNIDIPEATKRGIIVANTPDSNSISAGELAIGLMFAQARNITKADKSMREGRWDRNKFEGTELYGKTLGIIGLGRIGSLVATRMKAFGMDAIAYDPYITDERFEQYDVKKCETLDELLKIADFITIHTPRTEETIGMISYNEIEMMKKGVHITNAARGKIIDEKAAYEGLKNGKIGSMGLDVHEKEPRHESPLYEFDNVVVTPHIGANTVSAQQNVGKTIAMQVINGIRGEIVPNAVNLPVIHRDELKAVKPYIDMMEKIGKLYYQLFKDAVKFVEINYWADASKFDVDMVNIAFLKGLLEPIKKDKVNYINAKVLAKKSGIGIKFKKYEENYNNYSNLINVKITDVNMKQYTFSGAISMKREGILVEMNGYKMDVTPSEKMIILKNKDVPGVIGKVGTLTGKDGINVATMHVGRKTKGDTALMILNVDEAVSKDAIKDFVKLDEILWARAIEL
- a CDS encoding nucleotidyltransferase, whose product is MNIVGLVTEYNPFHNGHKYHLEMSKKITSCDYSICVMSGNFVQRGEPAIVDKFHRAKMAVKNGIDLVIELPIIYACRSAEAFAQGAIATLTSTNVVKSLSFGSECGNINTLKLLADIICEEPFEYKNMLKNNLKKGMSFPKARSKALKKYLLDNNNFDLTNVDDILSSSNNILGLEYLKALKKLDSNIVPYTYERIGSEYNERNLNGFFSSATAIRKLLNSKKYIDEIKLVVPTCTYEILKEFHEKYNSFNNLANYNDILLYLLRTNRDLYDFHILNIEKGLNDRIYQASLKNNDIYKIIDCIKTKRYTYTRIKRILMHILLNLDSDFLLKHTYDNPYYIRVLAMNTKGMKILKKIKKESDIPIITKFSDSKYLNTITETGKKILSLEKKATDIYFLPFKTKQLTTNLDYKVSPYIHKE